The following nucleotide sequence is from Halapricum desulfuricans.
GACGGGGCGGGTGGTCCGAGAGAGCACGGCGACGAACAGCGCGGTGACCACGCCGGCGCCGACCGCGGCTTCGGTCAGCGCGACGTCGGGGGCGTCGAAGACGACCCACAGCACTGCCAGCCCGAGGCTGTAGGCCGCGAACGCGACAGTCGCGACGAGGATATCGCGGGCGAGCGCGGTCACGACGGCGACCGCGACGACCAGCGCGAGCAGCGCGGCGACGAGCGGCGTCACTCTCCGTCCCCCCGGGTCCAGGGTTCGATGCCCTGCTCGTGGGCCGACCGGACGATGGCGTGGGTGGCGGTGGGACTCGTCACGAGGACGAACACCGCGAGCAGCCCGAGTTTCAGGGTCGGCTGGCCCGCCCCGAAGACGGCGGCCGCGCCGGCCAGCGCGAGCAGCGCCCCCAGCGTCTCGCTCTTTGAGGTGGCGTGGGCCCGGCTGTACAGGTCGGGCAACCGGACGAGCCCGACGAGGGCGACGACTGTGAACGCCAGTCCGCCGGCGACGAGCGCGGCGGCGACCGCAGTGGCGGGAGCGACCATCAGCGGTCACCTCTTCGAAGGAGTGCCATCAGAGGACACCTCCGCGCTCGACGAGGAACTTCGCGAGCCCGACCGACAGCACGAAGTTCAGCAGGGCGTAGACCAGCGCCACGTCGAGGACGCCGGGCGCGTCGAGGCCGGCCGCGACCAGCGCGAGGACGACGACGGTGATCGTCCCGACCGCGTTGACGGCGACGACGCGATCCTGGACGGTCGGGCCGGCGACCACGCGGTACAGCGTCCCGATCCCCACGAGGACGAACCCGGCTGCCCCGAGCAGGAGCCACTCGCTCACGACGCTCCCCCCTCGAAGACGAACCTGACGGCTCGCTCAAGCGGCCCGCCGGCCAGTCCCTCGCGGCTCTCGGCGGTCAGCGAGTGGACGAGTAGTCTCTCCTCGTCGGCGTCGACGGTGAGCGTCCCCGGGGTCAGGGTGATGGCGTTTGCCAGCACCGCCCGGCCGAAGCGGTCCTCGACGTCCGGCTGGAAGGCGACGGTCTCGGGATCGATCGGAAGCGACGGGCTGAGGATCACCGCCGCGATGGCGACGTTGGCGCGGACGATCTCGTAGAGCAGGTACGGGAGAAACAGCGTCGCTCGCGCGATCCGGGGGAGGGTCCGCCCGACTGTCGGCTCGGTGTCGAAGACGACGGGCGCGAGGATCGCGGCGACGACGCCGGCGGCCACAGCACCGGTCACGAGGTCGAACGGGTCGAATGGATCTCCAAGAAGCAGGTAGAACGCGTACGAGACGAGGTAGGTGCCGACGAACCGTCGACCCGTCGTACGGTGGCGGAGCCGGGGATGGCGCGTCTCGCGGTCGGCGGGGACGCGCTCGACCGGCGTCGCTACGGCTTCTCGGACGGCGTCGGGTTCGATCGTCCCGGGATCGACGAGAACGTGCTCGGCGTCGCCGGACCGGTCCCGGATCGCTGTCAGGACGTCCGCCGTGCCGACGACCCGGACGGTCACCTCCGGAGGGACGTCGAGCCCCCCGAGTCGCCGCTCGGCGGTTTCGATCTCGCCGGCATCGACGAAGACGATGATCTCTACCGGGGTGGCGAAGTCGACGACCGCGTCGCGGGCTTCCGCGAGCGCGTACCGGAGCGTCGGCTCGGCGCCGCCGGCGACGAGGAGTCGAGATGTGTCGGCCATGGAACCTCTGTACGACCCGGCAAACTTATACTCTCTCCCGGGACCAACCGCGGCCACCAGTAGCCGTGTCCACATTTATATACGAACACGCGGCGAGTAGCCGTATGGTCTCGATCGAGTCGGACGCCAGCAGGCGCGACGGCGTGACCCTCGTTTCGGTTCGAGTGTCGAACACTCGGCGAACGCCCCAGCGAGTCACCCTCCGGAGCACGCTCGAGGGGCCGATCTGGCCGCCGCGGACCGGCGTCGTCGATACGCCGGATTGGGACGACGACACCTGGACAGGGACGATCCTGCCGGGACGAACACGCGGCGTCGGTTTCGCGAGTCCAGTGACGCTCCCCGACGTTCCGGGGCACAGGCCGGTCGAAGTCACAGCGACACAGCGCGTGAGTCTCGACGAAACCGACCCGGAGGCCGTCGTCGCGAAACTGGGCGGGTGGGAACCGCCGGCGGAACTGTTCGCCGGGGAGTCATGATTCTGGCCGTGTGTGGCGGCAAGGGCGGCGTCGGGAAGTCGACAGTGTCGCTGAACCTCGCCCGCGAACTCGACGCCGTCGTCGTCGACGGCGATCTCACGACGCCGGACCTGCCGTGGGGGCGCGGACCGGACCTCCACGACGTGCTCGCCGGGCGCGCGTCGCCGATCGATGCTGTCGAACGGGTCGGCACTGTCGATGTCCTCCCCTGCGGTCGGACGCTCGCGGGCGCGCGGGCCGCCGATCTGGAGCGGATCACCGACGTCGTCGGTCCGCTCGACCGCCGGCACAGCTGGGTGGTTCTGGACTGTCCGGCGGGTCTGGGCGCAGACGTCGGGTATCAACTGTTCAGTGCCGACGCCGCGGTGCTGGTGACCGCTCCGACGCGGGCGGGACTGGTGAACGCGCTCCGGACGCGCCAGCTCGCCCGGCAACTCGAGACGCCGATCGTCTCGGCCGTCCTCAACAAGACGACCGGCGACGAGGTGATCCGAGACCGTCTCGAACGGACGATCGGAGCGCCGACCGTTCCCGTCGAACGCGACGCCGACGTCGCTCGCGCTCAGCGCACGTGGCAGCCAGTGCGCGATACCGCCCCGGACAGCCCGGCCGTCGACGCGTTCGAGACTGTCGCGGAGACGATCACTGACGCAGAACGGGACCTCAAGGAGCGACGGCGGCGCGGGGCAGCGCGATCGGCCGGGCGTCGTCACCGGCCCCACTGACGCTGGTCGGTGGGGCGGTCGCCGATCGCCTGGACGTTCAGCGGTTCGTCGGCGCTGTTTATCGCTTCGAGTCCCGCTTCGGCGCTCTCGATGGTCGAGAAGTAGGTCACGGTCTCCTCGACGCAAGCCTCGAGGATGTCGCGTTCCCGTGAGAGCACGAGGTCGATCTCGCCGTTTCTGATCGCTTCGACCACGGCGTCGGTGTCCTCGAAGTCATCGAGATCGAGCGTCTCGAAGTGCTCCTCATAGCCCAGCACCGGCAGATCGACCAGCGCCGTCCCCGAAAGCGGGATCGGCTTGCCGACGGCCGACTGTGCCTTCTGGTAGGCCTTGCCGAAGCTGCCGGCAGTGCCCATGACTTCGCCGGTCGATTTCATTTCCGGGCCGAGGCGCGGGTCGGATCCGGGCAGGCGGTCGAACGGCAACACGACCTCCTTGATCGAGACCTGATCGGGGATCTGCTCCTGGATGTCCAGTTCCTCGAGGGTCGTGCCGGCCATGACCTGCGCGGCGATTTTCGCGATCGGGACGCCAGTGCTCTTTGAGATGAACGGAACGGTACGGGACGAGCGGGGGTTCGCCTCCAGAACGTAGACCGTCCCGTCACGGACCGCAAGCTGGACGTTCAGCAGCCCGACCGTATCCAGCGCGTCCGCGATCTGCTCGGTCACCTCGCGGATGCGAGGCATGACCGCCTTGATCTCCTGACTGCGCGGCGGGATCATGCAGGCGGAGTCGCCGGAGTGGACGCCGGCGGTCTCGACGTGTTCCATGACGCCGCCGATCAGCACGTCCTCGCCGTCGGCGACGGCGTCGACGTCCAGCTCGACCGCGTCGGCCAGGAAGTCGTCGACGAGAATCGGTTTGTCCGGGCTGACCCGGACCGCCTCCTCGATGTAGGTCTTGAGGTCCTCGTCGTTGTAGACGACGTCCATCGCGCGCCCGCCCAGCACGTAAGAGGGACGCACCAGCACGGGATAGCCGATCTCGCGGGCGAGCTCCAGCGCTTCCTCCTCGCTGGTGGCGGAGCCGCCCTCGGCCTGGGCGATGCCCAGGTCGTCCATCAGGCGGTTGAACCTGTCGCGGTCCTCCGCGAGGTCCATCGCGTCGACGGAGGTGCCCATGATCTCACAGTCCAGCTCGCGGCGCTCCAGTTCCTGCTCGAGGGGGTGGCCGATGTCGACGGAGGTCTGACCGCCGAACTGGACCATCACACCGTCGGCGTTGGTCGCCTCGATGACGTCGGCGACCTCCTCGGCGGTGATCGGCTCGAAGAACAGCCCGTCGGAGGTGTCGTAGTCCGTCGACACGGTTTCAGGATTGTTGTTGACGACGTGGGCGTCGATGCCCATCTCCCGCAGCGCGCGGACGGCGTGGACCGAACAGTAGTCGAACTCCACGCCCTGGCCGATGCGGATCGGGCCGCCCCCGACCACGACGACGCTCTCGACCTCGCGGTCGACCAGCAACTCGTCGCGGTCGATGCCCGAGAGCGGGTCCCGCGTCGAGTAGTAGTACGGCGTCGTCGCCTCGAACTCTCCCGCGCAGGTGTCGACAAGCTTGAAGTCCCGGTCGGTCGTCTCGGCCTCGACGGTCTCGACGGTGACGGTGTCGGGAATAGCCGATTCTGTAGCGGCCCCGCCATCGGCAGCCGCCTCAGTCCCCTCGTCACCGTCGTCTACCTCGACGTCCGCGGGCAGCCACGAGCGGTGGGTGTCGTTGAACTCGCCGCCGGCGATGGCGGTGATCTCCTGGTCGGTGAAACCGGCCTGCCCGGCGGTGTAGAAGTCGCCCTCGGCGGCGGCCTCGGCGGCCTCGGCGATCTCCTGATAGCGTTCGAGATACCACTCCTTGATGTCGGTCAGCGCAGCGACTTCCTCGACAGAGTAGCCCCGGTCAAACGCCTCGAAGATCGCGTAGGTGCGGTCGGGCGTCGGCCGTTCGAGGTACTCCGATTCGAGGGTCTCGTCGTCGACCTCCGTCCAGTCGGCGGCCGGGTCGTACTCGCTTGAGCGCAGCGCCTTCAGCATGCTCTCGGGGAAGGTGCGACCGATCGCCATCGCCTCGCCGGTCGATTTCATCGCCGGGCCGAGTTCGAACTCGACGTCGCGGAACTTGTCTTTGGGCCAGCGCGGCACCTTCGTGACGACGTAGTCGATCGCGGGCTCGAAAGCGGCGGTCGTCTCGCCGGTGATCTCGTTTTCGATCTCGTGGAGGCGCTTGCCCATCGCGACCTTGGCGGTGACGCGGGCGATCGGGTAGCCGGTCGCCTTCGAGGCCAGCGCGGAGGAACGAGAGACGCGGGGGTTGACCTCGACGACGCGGTACTCGCCGCCGGGCGTGCCGTCGTCGTGCCAGGCGAACTGAATGTTACACCCGCCCTCGATGCCGAGTTCGCGGATGACCTTCAGCGCGGCGTCGCGCATCTCCTGATGGCCCTTGTCGGGGATGACCTGGCTGGGGGTGACGACGATCGACTCGCCGGTGTGGATGCCCATCGGGTCGATGTTCTCCATGTTGCAGATGATGATCGTCGAGTCGTCGGCGTCGCGCATCACCTCGTACTCGAGTTCGACCCAGCCGTCGATGGACTCGGTGATCATCACCTCGTCGTTCCGCGAGAGGCGCAGCCCCTTGCGGGTGGCCTCCTTGAGTTCGTCCATATCGTCGATGACGCCCGACCCCGCACCGCCCAGCGTGTAGGTCGTACGCATGATGACCGGCAGGCCGCCCACCGATTCGACGGCGTCCTCGACCTCGTCCATGCTCCCGATGGTGACCGACTGGGGGACCGGCTCGTTCACCTTGTGCATCCGGTCGCGGAACTGCTCGCGGTCCTCTGTCGCGTAGATCGTATCGAGCGGCGTGCCCATGACCTCGACGTCGTGCTCCTCGAGGACGCCCTCCTCGGCGAGTTCCGCGGTGACGTTCAGCCCGGTCTGGCCGCCCAGCCCGGCGATGACGCCGTCCGGCTGCTCCTTGCGGATGATCTCGGCGATGGGCTCGGTCTCGATCGGCTCCAGATACACCTTGTCGGCCATCTCCGGATCGGTCATGATCGTCGCCGGGTTCGAGTTGACCAGCACGACCCGCGCGCCCTCCTCCTGGAGTGCGCGACACGCCTGCGCGCCGGAATAGTCGAACTCCGCGGCCTGTCCGATCTGGATCGGGCCGCTCCCGATCAGCAGGATCGTCGGTCTCTCGTCGTCTGTCATTGTCCCACCGGAGTCCGTACATCGTAATAAGCCCGGCGAAAGATTACGAACCTCGAAACCGATTTTCGGAAATCGTAACGCAGCGATCGTCGTTCGCTTTCGGCTCTCTCTCTCCGCCCGACTCGCGTGACCTATCGCTGGCAGTCGATTCGGACTCTTGCTGGTGGCTATACGTTCGTCAAGATATCTGGCACGACGCCGTGCCAGATCATTTCGAAATGTTATAGCCACCAGTATCATACTGGTGGCGATACGTTCGTCAAGATATTCGACACCCCGTCGTGCCGAATCGTTGTGAAATGTCATCGCCACCAGTATCACCCCCTCCAACCGGCGGGACTGTTATCGCCCGGACGGACCCGCGAACGGTGGCTTACAGCGGTAGCGAGGCGAAAGCCCATCGGCTTTAGCCGTGTGGAGGATGTTAGTTCACACTACGGGGGGAAGATCTCTCTGGAAAGTCGATCTGAACAGCGATGGGAGTGTCACCGTGGACGGTGGTGTCGTGGTCGTCGACAGTAACGTTCGAACGCTGTCGGTCGGGGACAACACGTTCGGCGACATCGCTGCCGACGAAGACGGTGTGCTGTACTTCAGCGTGAACGGCGCGTTCTTCAAGATCGGCCTCGACGACGCCAGCAACGACGAGATCATCGTGCAATCCAGCGACCGGGACGCCTACGCGGTCCTCAGCCAACTCGCGTTCGACGACACCGACACGCTCTGGGCGCACGACGCCGGTGACGGCGAGTGGCGGACTGTCGACCTGACGGACGGGAGTCTGAGCGACGCGGTCGCGACAACCAAGACCTACACTGACCTCGCAACGTGTGGGACGTACGAACTGGACTGTCCGGAATAATCGGTCGGGCAGTCGTTTCTATTCGACTTTCGGTTCGACTCGCATACAACACGGCAAGTACGACCGTGTTGTCTGCTAAGTGGTGTTTAAGCCGACAGCTACAGAGCGTGGACCTAGTCGCTCTGGACTCGCGGGGCGAGCATGTAGGTGACCTGGCCCTGTCCTTCGGCGATCTCGAAGTGCAGCTTCACGGGGAACTCCTCGCCCAGGTCGACCGTGACCTCGGCGTCTTTCGGGATCGCCTTGTTCATGTCCTTGAGATAGTCCAGCGAGAACAGCGAACTGGCCGGCCCCGCCGTGAGATCGATCAGGTCCTCGGCGGTGAGCTCGAGGTGTACGTCGTCGGTGTCGCCCTCCGCGTCGACGTAGAACAGCTCCTCGGTCTCGTCGACGCCGAGTTCGATGTGATCCGAAACCATGTCCGAAGCCTTGACGGCACGGTCGATGTCCCGGCCTTCGAGCACGATCTCGGCGGGGAGGTCGAGGTCCGGCAGGTCGGGCTCCTGGCGGATCGAGTCGGGGTTAATCAGCGCGAGCGTGTACTCCAGCCCGTCGATGGCGATGTGGAGCTTGCGGGTCTCCTCGTCGAGTTCGAGGTGGATCAGCTGATCGGAATCGGCCATCCCCGCGATGTCTTCGAGTCGCGAGAGGTTGACGCCGATGAGCCCGCCGTCGGTCTCGTAGGATTCGAACGCCGCGGCACTCAGCGAGAGGTCGACCATCCCGACGTTGGCGGGATCGACCGCCCGGATCTCCAGCCCGTCGTCCTCGAGGTGGATCTTGCACTCCTCGACCAGCACGCTGACCGAGTCGAGCGTCGACTGCAGCGTGTCGGCGCTAACGATCGCGTTGAACATCTTGACCCTCGCTACGCCCCCATTCATTAAAAAGTCCCTCATTACACGACCGCTTCTTCCCGCGTCGGGTCGCTCTCCTCGTGCGCCTGTTTCGTACTGACCTGCTTCGGGCGGTCGGGCCAGCAGATCGGTACAATAATCCGTCTGAAACGTGAGAGGCGAGACATGAGCACGGACGGACGATTCGACGACGCACTCGCGGTGTCGGACAGGCTCGAACTGTTCGGCACACTCGTGGGCGCGCTGCTCGTGTTGATCGGCCTGGGGACCGTCGCCGGGATGCCCTGGCAGACCAACGGCAGCACCGCGGTCTCGGTGTTGCAACTGCTGGGCGTGCTGGCGACGATCGCCGCTGGGACCGGACTGGTCTGGCTGGTCCGGCAGTGACGAGACGGCGTCTGGCGGTCAGTCCTTGTTCGGCAGATACGACAGTCCGAGCAACAGCACTGCCGCGACGGAACTCAGGATGACCACGCCCCACAGCCCGGCCTTTCGCTCTTGGTAGTTGTCGATCTCCGTTTGGGTGTCGCGGTAGGACTCGCGGGTCTCGGTGGTGT
It contains:
- the mnhG gene encoding monovalent cation/H(+) antiporter subunit G, which translates into the protein MVAPATAVAAALVAGGLAFTVVALVGLVRLPDLYSRAHATSKSETLGALLALAGAAAVFGAGQPTLKLGLLAVFVLVTSPTATHAIVRSAHEQGIEPWTRGDGE
- a CDS encoding cation:proton antiporter; amino-acid sequence: MSEWLLLGAAGFVLVGIGTLYRVVAGPTVQDRVVAVNAVGTITVVVLALVAAGLDAPGVLDVALVYALLNFVLSVGLAKFLVERGGVL
- a CDS encoding Na+/H+ antiporter subunit E; protein product: MADTSRLLVAGGAEPTLRYALAEARDAVVDFATPVEIIVFVDAGEIETAERRLGGLDVPPEVTVRVVGTADVLTAIRDRSGDAEHVLVDPGTIEPDAVREAVATPVERVPADRETRHPRLRHRTTGRRFVGTYLVSYAFYLLLGDPFDPFDLVTGAVAAGVVAAILAPVVFDTEPTVGRTLPRIARATLFLPYLLYEIVRANVAIAAVILSPSLPIDPETVAFQPDVEDRFGRAVLANAITLTPGTLTVDADEERLLVHSLTAESREGLAGGPLERAVRFVFEGGAS
- a CDS encoding MinD/ParA family ATP-binding protein: MILAVCGGKGGVGKSTVSLNLARELDAVVVDGDLTTPDLPWGRGPDLHDVLAGRASPIDAVERVGTVDVLPCGRTLAGARAADLERITDVVGPLDRRHSWVVLDCPAGLGADVGYQLFSADAAVLVTAPTRAGLVNALRTRQLARQLETPIVSAVLNKTTGDEVIRDRLERTIGAPTVPVERDADVARAQRTWQPVRDTAPDSPAVDAFETVAETITDAERDLKERRRRGAARSAGRRHRPH
- the carB gene encoding carbamoyl-phosphate synthase large subunit codes for the protein MTDDERPTILLIGSGPIQIGQAAEFDYSGAQACRALQEEGARVVLVNSNPATIMTDPEMADKVYLEPIETEPIAEIIRKEQPDGVIAGLGGQTGLNVTAELAEEGVLEEHDVEVMGTPLDTIYATEDREQFRDRMHKVNEPVPQSVTIGSMDEVEDAVESVGGLPVIMRTTYTLGGAGSGVIDDMDELKEATRKGLRLSRNDEVMITESIDGWVELEYEVMRDADDSTIIICNMENIDPMGIHTGESIVVTPSQVIPDKGHQEMRDAALKVIRELGIEGGCNIQFAWHDDGTPGGEYRVVEVNPRVSRSSALASKATGYPIARVTAKVAMGKRLHEIENEITGETTAAFEPAIDYVVTKVPRWPKDKFRDVEFELGPAMKSTGEAMAIGRTFPESMLKALRSSEYDPAADWTEVDDETLESEYLERPTPDRTYAIFEAFDRGYSVEEVAALTDIKEWYLERYQEIAEAAEAAAEGDFYTAGQAGFTDQEITAIAGGEFNDTHRSWLPADVEVDDGDEGTEAAADGGAATESAIPDTVTVETVEAETTDRDFKLVDTCAGEFEATTPYYYSTRDPLSGIDRDELLVDREVESVVVVGGGPIRIGQGVEFDYCSVHAVRALREMGIDAHVVNNNPETVSTDYDTSDGLFFEPITAEEVADVIEATNADGVMVQFGGQTSVDIGHPLEQELERRELDCEIMGTSVDAMDLAEDRDRFNRLMDDLGIAQAEGGSATSEEEALELAREIGYPVLVRPSYVLGGRAMDVVYNDEDLKTYIEEAVRVSPDKPILVDDFLADAVELDVDAVADGEDVLIGGVMEHVETAGVHSGDSACMIPPRSQEIKAVMPRIREVTEQIADALDTVGLLNVQLAVRDGTVYVLEANPRSSRTVPFISKSTGVPIAKIAAQVMAGTTLEELDIQEQIPDQVSIKEVVLPFDRLPGSDPRLGPEMKSTGEVMGTAGSFGKAYQKAQSAVGKPIPLSGTALVDLPVLGYEEHFETLDLDDFEDTDAVVEAIRNGEIDLVLSRERDILEACVEETVTYFSTIESAEAGLEAINSADEPLNVQAIGDRPTDQRQWGR
- a CDS encoding DNA polymerase sliding clamp, whose translation is MFNAIVSADTLQSTLDSVSVLVEECKIHLEDDGLEIRAVDPANVGMVDLSLSAAAFESYETDGGLIGVNLSRLEDIAGMADSDQLIHLELDEETRKLHIAIDGLEYTLALINPDSIRQEPDLPDLDLPAEIVLEGRDIDRAVKASDMVSDHIELGVDETEELFYVDAEGDTDDVHLELTAEDLIDLTAGPASSLFSLDYLKDMNKAIPKDAEVTVDLGEEFPVKLHFEIAEGQGQVTYMLAPRVQSD